One stretch of Candidatus Baltobacteraceae bacterium DNA includes these proteins:
- a CDS encoding HD domain-containing phosphohydrolase: MQALQSRPNFASNKGLAQRVLRERNCLREAILLRAAPTEEQTVALDVIADMFVDRVAEALTDATWTPLLSWADVACSERPQAPAIRRLITSAVPAIRTSLGLSEFDELEAALAQVANKPRQVDAGFRHDTVDELDVLLADMLGRIQNADEKTAEHCRAVSAWCARIANRMSFTRSEGTFVARGGLIHDIGKSQCPTELLRAPRPLTDAETSVVRQHVITGHEIIKGQPKLADFGGMVRLHHERYDGTGYPDGLERTNIPVSVRIVSVADSFNAMIGRRPYRTPFSPAHAATELQRHAGTQFDPDVVRALIDLIAS, encoded by the coding sequence ATGCAAGCCTTACAATCGCGGCCCAATTTTGCGTCCAACAAGGGTCTCGCCCAGCGGGTCCTTCGGGAGAGAAATTGCCTGCGCGAGGCAATCCTGCTGCGCGCGGCGCCCACCGAAGAACAGACGGTCGCGCTTGACGTTATCGCCGATATGTTCGTCGATCGGGTCGCCGAAGCGCTGACCGACGCCACGTGGACGCCATTGCTATCGTGGGCGGACGTTGCTTGTTCCGAGCGGCCCCAAGCCCCGGCGATTCGGCGCCTCATTACATCCGCGGTACCGGCGATTCGTACGTCGCTTGGGTTGAGCGAATTCGACGAACTTGAAGCCGCGCTCGCCCAAGTCGCGAACAAACCGCGCCAAGTTGATGCGGGCTTCCGCCACGATACGGTCGATGAGCTCGACGTATTGCTCGCCGACATGCTCGGCCGCATTCAAAACGCCGACGAAAAAACTGCCGAACATTGCCGCGCCGTATCGGCTTGGTGCGCGCGGATCGCCAACCGTATGTCGTTCACACGTTCCGAAGGCACGTTCGTGGCGCGCGGTGGCTTGATTCACGACATCGGCAAGTCGCAGTGCCCGACCGAGTTGTTGCGCGCGCCGCGCCCGCTGACCGATGCGGAGACGTCGGTTGTACGCCAGCACGTCATCACCGGGCACGAGATCATCAAGGGCCAACCGAAGCTCGCCGATTTCGGCGGAATGGTGCGCTTGCACCACGAGCGTTATGACGGCACGGGCTACCCGGATGGACTCGAGCGCACGAACATTCCGGTCAGCGTACGCATCGTCAGCGTTGCCGACTCGTTCAACGCCATGATCGGCCGCCGTCCGTATCGTACGCCGTTTTCGCCGGCGCACGCGGCCACAGAATTGCAACGGCACGCCGGGACGCAATTCGATCCCGACGTCGTCCGCGCACTGATCGACCTTATCGCGAGCTAG
- a CDS encoding helix-turn-helix domain-containing protein codes for MPESQAFPSEIESFIAYCIDSVEQVEVLLLLAHAERSWTIAELSEHLRSSRRSVGLRLVSLVAHGLVARDGVSFRYAASSDDDALVKRLGTVYEERRSAVIDRIFSAKRDPLQHFADAFRLREDSTDG; via the coding sequence GTGCCCGAGTCGCAGGCTTTCCCTAGCGAGATCGAGTCTTTCATCGCGTACTGCATCGACTCAGTCGAGCAGGTCGAGGTCCTGTTGCTTTTGGCGCACGCCGAGCGAAGCTGGACGATCGCTGAATTGAGCGAACACCTGCGCAGCTCGAGACGCTCGGTCGGTCTCCGCCTCGTTTCACTCGTCGCACATGGCCTGGTTGCACGCGACGGCGTGTCCTTTCGCTACGCGGCAAGCAGCGATGACGATGCTTTGGTAAAGCGGCTCGGCACCGTGTACGAAGAGCGACGCTCTGCCGTCATCGATCGAATCTTCTCTGCGAAGCGCGATCCCTTGCAACATTTCGCCGATGCGTTTCGGCTCCGTGAGGATTCGACGGATGGCTGA
- a CDS encoding DUF5985 family protein, whose amino-acid sequence MAETVYIIGILTSTACTVLLLRGYVRSRVRLLLWSGLAFAGLTFNNVLLYVDLLLLPQTDLSSWRLVPVVVSLGVLCYGLIWEAG is encoded by the coding sequence ATGGCTGAGACCGTCTACATCATCGGCATCCTGACGAGCACCGCGTGCACCGTCCTCCTCTTACGTGGATACGTTCGCTCGCGCGTGCGGTTACTGCTTTGGAGCGGACTCGCATTTGCCGGATTGACGTTCAACAACGTTCTGCTCTACGTCGATCTCTTGCTACTACCGCAGACCGATCTCTCTTCGTGGCGTCTCGTACCTGTCGTGGTCAGTCTCGGTGTGCTCTGCTATGGACTGATCTGGGAGGCAGGCTGA
- a CDS encoding glycosyltransferase family 2 protein, producing MIHSFGRQADTLAARLGTVAFDAVFTDIAALRQAFPAAIQCRQRGERTYHFVLWNEPRAAMVWKLATDIAMRDLSSENRRTAFTALADTSIDSNPQNDFMWPEALVREFVALGSAQLFHSHFEALRYHEITGGFWREYELLVVPHELPNVIWAPTRQTRVVVWAPELNATETAFLALSLEELQTETWIVCSEGELPSVRAKYLPADDDSVADLLRNASCIVDASLADPGAAIAFAQRGFPVVASSTTGVEEFISRATFFTAWEPASVCRAVQDAAGRPSSIRKFSAALPPPLQAGIQPTAEATLVSVVCPTYNRPDEVRLQLISLSKQSYPNLQIVLVNDGGPSLRELCDEFPFLRIKLVELESNVGGMNALKAGWRAADGEYVTAIADDDRLFPDHVERLAQALERCGGDVAHGNTVYSYAVLEADGAVYECGYRIPPNVPNDPTWVLINVAITSMSMMARTRFFKQIGLFDDAPEAARSSAEYYMETDLAQVMRSSVYADLLHVDHFTNEYRPRLDGAGISSRLLNGEFARDCLAFVYRTVPLRDRPLIQAEREKMLDVFLHRSPDEIFGIPTFQFTPEEAALRPRREI from the coding sequence ATGATTCACTCCTTCGGGCGGCAGGCCGACACGCTTGCGGCCCGGCTCGGAACGGTAGCATTTGACGCGGTCTTTACCGACATCGCTGCGTTACGTCAAGCCTTTCCGGCAGCGATCCAGTGCAGGCAACGCGGTGAGCGCACCTACCACTTCGTGCTTTGGAACGAACCGCGTGCCGCGATGGTCTGGAAACTCGCCACCGACATCGCCATGCGAGACTTGTCTTCTGAGAACCGTCGTACCGCTTTCACCGCTCTTGCCGACACCTCGATCGACAGCAACCCGCAAAATGACTTTATGTGGCCTGAGGCTCTCGTACGCGAATTTGTAGCCCTCGGCTCCGCGCAGCTCTTTCACTCGCATTTCGAGGCCTTACGCTATCACGAGATTACCGGAGGGTTTTGGCGCGAATACGAGCTTCTTGTCGTTCCCCACGAGCTTCCCAATGTGATCTGGGCTCCCACAAGACAGACACGTGTCGTGGTGTGGGCGCCGGAACTCAACGCAACCGAGACGGCCTTTCTCGCCCTTTCTCTCGAGGAGTTGCAGACCGAGACGTGGATCGTCTGCTCGGAGGGCGAGCTCCCGAGCGTTCGTGCAAAGTATTTGCCGGCAGACGACGACAGTGTCGCCGATCTGCTCCGAAATGCTTCCTGCATCGTGGATGCCTCGCTTGCGGATCCGGGCGCCGCGATCGCCTTCGCCCAACGCGGTTTTCCCGTCGTCGCGAGCAGCACGACGGGCGTCGAAGAATTCATCTCTCGCGCGACATTCTTTACGGCTTGGGAACCCGCAAGCGTCTGTCGAGCGGTGCAAGATGCGGCCGGCAGGCCCTCGTCAATTCGAAAGTTTTCGGCCGCTTTACCGCCGCCGCTCCAAGCGGGAATCCAGCCGACGGCCGAAGCAACGCTCGTCTCCGTCGTATGTCCGACGTACAACCGGCCGGATGAAGTTCGATTGCAGCTGATCTCACTTTCGAAGCAAAGCTATCCAAATCTTCAAATCGTGCTCGTGAATGATGGCGGCCCGTCGCTCCGGGAGTTATGCGATGAATTCCCGTTCCTTCGTATCAAACTCGTCGAGCTCGAGAGCAATGTCGGCGGCATGAACGCACTGAAGGCCGGCTGGCGTGCTGCCGACGGCGAATATGTCACAGCGATCGCAGATGACGATCGTCTTTTCCCCGACCACGTCGAGCGGCTGGCTCAGGCTCTGGAGCGTTGCGGAGGAGACGTCGCGCATGGCAATACGGTGTACTCCTACGCCGTGTTGGAGGCCGACGGCGCCGTCTACGAATGCGGCTATCGCATACCCCCTAATGTGCCGAACGATCCGACGTGGGTATTGATCAATGTCGCCATAACGTCAATGAGCATGATGGCGCGCACTCGGTTCTTCAAACAAATCGGCCTCTTTGACGATGCCCCGGAAGCCGCGAGGAGTAGCGCTGAGTACTACATGGAAACCGACCTTGCGCAAGTCATGCGATCCTCGGTGTACGCGGATCTTCTGCATGTTGATCATTTTACTAACGAATACAGACCCCGGCTCGACGGTGCGGGGATTTCATCAAGACTCCTGAACGGCGAATTTGCTCGCGATTGCCTCGCATTCGTATACAGGACCGTTCCCCTTCGCGATCGCCCCCTTATACAGGCCGAGCGCGAAAAAATGCTCGACGTGTTCTTGCACCGTTCACCCGACGAGATCTTCGGAATACCGACCTTTCAGTTTACTCCCGAGGAGGCCGCGCTTCGTCCTCGCCGCGAGATATAG
- a CDS encoding branched-chain amino acid ABC transporter permease — MHVVQLLVNGILLGGVFALSALGFNIIFGVMRVVNLAHGDFVVLAAMLCAFIFGAIGINPLIVLPAVIVIGFLAGAAIHRFLLRKLPGEIASAEASSLTLTFGLSFFLAGGGLAVFGGSFRSVPYLTGAFQIDGISVPQAKLLAFVAALVLAVLLGAFLRFTRLGCAIRATSQHVEGALACGVDIDRVRTLSFALGTAVAAAAGTLMSMIYNLNPQMGVEFTVNAFAVVVIGGLGNYAGCILGAVILGLANEFTSYYVGASLAEAAPYVLFILVSLLRPSGLLGRRTA, encoded by the coding sequence ATGCACGTCGTCCAGCTGCTAGTCAACGGAATTTTGCTGGGCGGCGTGTTCGCACTTTCGGCGCTGGGCTTCAACATTATTTTTGGCGTCATGCGCGTCGTGAATCTCGCGCACGGCGATTTCGTCGTGTTGGCCGCGATGCTGTGTGCGTTCATCTTTGGCGCAATCGGAATCAATCCGTTAATCGTGCTTCCAGCGGTGATCGTGATCGGATTTCTCGCGGGCGCTGCGATCCACCGGTTTCTGCTGCGCAAGCTTCCGGGCGAGATAGCATCCGCGGAAGCCTCATCGCTCACATTGACGTTCGGGCTCTCGTTCTTTCTTGCCGGCGGTGGGCTGGCCGTGTTCGGCGGCTCGTTTCGTTCCGTTCCGTATCTGACCGGCGCGTTCCAGATCGACGGGATCTCGGTTCCGCAGGCTAAGCTGCTCGCATTCGTTGCAGCGCTCGTGCTTGCAGTGCTGCTCGGCGCGTTCTTGCGTTTCACGCGTCTCGGTTGCGCAATACGCGCGACGAGCCAACACGTCGAGGGCGCACTCGCGTGCGGCGTCGACATCGATCGCGTCCGTACGCTCAGCTTCGCACTCGGCACGGCGGTCGCGGCTGCGGCCGGGACGCTGATGAGCATGATCTACAACTTGAACCCGCAGATGGGCGTCGAGTTCACGGTCAACGCGTTTGCGGTCGTCGTGATCGGCGGGCTCGGCAACTACGCGGGGTGTATTCTCGGGGCAGTCATTCTCGGACTCGCGAATGAGTTCACAAGCTACTACGTCGGCGCGAGTTTGGCGGAAGCGGCGCCGTACGTACTGTTCATTCTCGTATCGCTATTGCGGCCTTCCGGACTGCTCGGGCGGCGAACGGCGTGA
- a CDS encoding DUF5985 family protein, which produces MYALLSGVVAALTFVAAIAFLRSFVRTRDRFFLYFAAAFIIFGITQVALGITNSPEVNHPAIYVPRLVTSLLILAAIWDKNRSSRARPPLEAPADLETYQRRRAAL; this is translated from the coding sequence ATGTATGCGTTGCTGTCGGGCGTGGTCGCTGCGCTTACGTTCGTCGCCGCAATCGCGTTTTTGCGCTCTTTCGTCCGCACACGGGATCGTTTCTTCCTATACTTCGCGGCCGCGTTCATCATCTTTGGGATCACGCAGGTCGCGTTGGGAATCACGAACTCGCCCGAGGTCAACCATCCGGCTATTTATGTCCCACGCTTGGTGACGTCGCTCTTAATTCTTGCGGCGATTTGGGATAAAAACCGAAGCAGCCGCGCGCGTCCTCCGTTGGAGGCACCGGCCGATCTCGAGACTTATCAGCGGCGTCGAGCCGCGCTCTAA
- a CDS encoding tetratricopeptide repeat protein — MTESAGMTARQAAYVDIERFLEAPRELFAPKHQRACLLSMLGRREEAQTAFMELLAEDPTNFGVLNDFGMFLFSGGLRRPALTALAEAVKWHPEDAVGHTNLASLYLTEGDLAQARAHFEQALAIDPNPKAYEGLSLVLERLGDIAGARAHRPTVVREPSAIQAFLHNGDPVKVLLVESVIGGNLYAHDLLRTPAFDVRQVFLEYLEPNVPYPEHDVVWNAIGDAERCAALLDLAPAVFGRTDRPVLNRPQAVRTTSRTHNAERLSSIADVITPHVLKVPRERLAHIDGLRYPILLRSPGFHTGEYFVRVESAGELAAAAASLPGRELLLIEFLDVRNSDGKVRKYRVVIVDGKLYPLHAAVAEQWKVHYFTADMAENAGHRAEDAAFVESLEATIGTRALRALEKIREALDLDYGGIDFAIDSNGRVVVFEANATMIVPEPEDDERWRYRLPPVQRIYDAVRSMLVKRARFTA; from the coding sequence ATGACGGAAAGTGCCGGAATGACGGCTCGCCAAGCGGCGTACGTCGATATCGAGCGGTTTCTGGAAGCGCCTCGCGAGCTCTTTGCTCCGAAGCACCAGCGCGCGTGTCTTCTCAGCATGCTCGGGCGGCGTGAAGAAGCGCAGACGGCGTTCATGGAACTGCTCGCCGAGGACCCAACGAACTTTGGCGTCCTCAACGACTTCGGTATGTTTTTGTTTTCGGGAGGCTTGCGAAGGCCGGCGCTCACCGCGCTCGCCGAAGCGGTCAAGTGGCATCCCGAGGATGCCGTCGGTCACACGAACCTTGCAAGTCTCTATTTAACCGAAGGCGACCTGGCACAGGCACGCGCGCACTTCGAACAAGCTCTCGCGATCGATCCGAATCCAAAAGCGTACGAAGGCCTTAGCCTTGTACTCGAGCGTCTCGGCGATATCGCGGGCGCGCGCGCACACCGGCCGACAGTCGTGCGAGAGCCGAGTGCAATCCAAGCATTTTTACATAACGGCGACCCGGTCAAAGTCTTACTGGTCGAATCGGTGATCGGCGGAAATCTCTACGCGCACGATTTGCTGCGGACGCCGGCGTTCGATGTCCGCCAAGTCTTCCTCGAATATCTTGAACCAAATGTCCCGTATCCCGAGCACGACGTCGTCTGGAACGCGATCGGCGATGCTGAACGGTGCGCTGCGCTGCTGGACTTGGCGCCTGCCGTCTTTGGGCGAACCGATCGTCCGGTGTTGAACCGTCCCCAAGCGGTTCGGACGACGAGCCGCACGCACAATGCCGAGCGGCTCTCATCGATCGCGGACGTCATCACGCCACACGTTCTCAAAGTACCTCGGGAACGTCTTGCACATATCGATGGACTACGTTATCCGATTTTATTGCGGTCACCGGGATTTCACACCGGTGAGTATTTCGTGCGAGTTGAGTCGGCCGGCGAACTTGCGGCTGCAGCGGCGAGCTTGCCGGGACGCGAGCTGTTGTTGATCGAGTTTCTCGACGTCCGGAATTCCGACGGCAAGGTGCGCAAGTATCGTGTCGTTATCGTGGATGGAAAACTCTATCCGCTCCATGCTGCGGTCGCGGAACAGTGGAAGGTGCATTACTTCACCGCCGACATGGCCGAGAATGCCGGACATCGTGCCGAGGATGCAGCCTTCGTCGAAAGCCTCGAAGCTACGATTGGAACTCGCGCGCTTCGCGCTTTGGAGAAGATTCGCGAGGCGCTCGATCTCGACTACGGCGGGATCGACTTTGCGATTGACTCTAACGGTCGCGTCGTCGTGTTCGAGGCGAACGCAACCATGATCGTCCCGGAGCCTGAAGATGACGAACGCTGGCGTTATCGCCTACCGCCGGTCCAGCGCATCTATGACGCGGTTCGTTCGATGCTGGTCAAGCGAGCGCGCTTTACGGCTTAG
- a CDS encoding branched-chain amino acid ABC transporter permease — translation MKRLGWPLAILAVIALIIAPLRLNGYFVNLIYITMVYVGLAYGWNIISGYAGYFSFGQITFFGLGAYATGFLINYLHWYWMLAALGGGLVALAFAFPLGYVMLRLRGPFFAMGMFGMAQTVRVLITAFPATGAGAGLFLPPGSDITAVYYWTLAVTLGALALTIWIDRSAFGLRLQALREDEQVAGTLAVNVTREKIYAFAMSAVIPGLLGGGFVYFLTYIEPDAAFSSRLDLQSIVMTILGGVGTVWGPLVGGVVMTQIAEQLWAKFPQAYLMIFGGLLVALLLLLPRGIVPALRARFGTADG, via the coding sequence GTGAAGCGGCTCGGCTGGCCGCTTGCGATCCTGGCGGTGATTGCGCTTATCATCGCGCCGCTTCGCTTAAACGGCTACTTCGTGAACCTCATCTATATAACGATGGTTTACGTCGGCCTTGCGTACGGTTGGAACATCATCTCCGGCTACGCGGGGTACTTCTCGTTCGGACAGATCACGTTCTTCGGTTTGGGCGCGTACGCGACCGGATTCCTGATCAACTACCTCCACTGGTATTGGATGCTCGCTGCCCTCGGCGGTGGTCTCGTCGCGCTTGCCTTTGCCTTTCCGCTCGGGTACGTGATGCTGCGTTTGCGTGGCCCGTTCTTCGCGATGGGAATGTTCGGCATGGCGCAAACGGTGCGCGTGCTCATTACAGCTTTCCCGGCGACGGGCGCGGGCGCAGGCCTTTTCCTGCCACCCGGAAGCGACATTACCGCCGTCTATTACTGGACGCTGGCCGTTACGCTCGGCGCGCTCGCGCTGACGATCTGGATCGATCGCAGCGCATTCGGCCTACGCTTGCAAGCGCTGCGTGAAGACGAACAAGTCGCGGGCACCCTCGCCGTCAACGTCACGCGCGAGAAGATTTACGCGTTTGCGATGAGCGCCGTGATTCCAGGGTTGCTCGGCGGCGGGTTCGTCTATTTCTTGACGTACATCGAGCCGGATGCCGCGTTTTCATCGCGGCTCGATTTACAATCGATCGTCATGACGATTCTGGGCGGCGTCGGGACGGTGTGGGGACCGCTTGTCGGCGGCGTCGTCATGACGCAAATCGCCGAGCAGCTGTGGGCCAAGTTCCCACAAGCATATCTGATGATTTTCGGCGGACTGTTGGTCGCTTTGCTCTTGCTCTTGCCGCGCGGCATCGTCCCAGCGCTGCGCGCGCGCTTCGGCACCGCCGATGGGTGA